The genomic region TCTGGTCGCGGAACGCGCGGCCGGCGACGCCTTCTCCCTCCGGGGTGTTGGCGATCGCGGAAATGGTGATGCTGCGTAGTCGCGCGACATCGTCGCCGTAGCCAGCCGCGAACTTCAGGAGACCGGTATCCGGCTCCAGCAAAAACACGGTCGCGGCCAGGAAGCTCCCGCTCGAGAACGCGGCTTCGCAGACCTTGCCGTACAATTCTTCGGGTGATTTCGCGTACAGGATCGCTTCGTTGGTGGCACTCAACGCCGCGAAGGTACGCCCGATGCTCGACTGCACGATTCCTGAAGGCCCCGGGGCCAACCCCTCCAATCTGGCGGGGAACATTGCCCGCGAGAGGCCTAAGTGGTGGTTAGCGTATCCGGCAAGTTGCACGACAAAGTAAACGGCTGACGAACGCCGGCGGCGGTTTTCCGGGATATTACGGACACCGGTGTGCCAGCCTGAGGCGGAGGGCGGCGAGGCGCGGATGGACGTCCTGCTCGCGCCGCCGGAGCAGCTAAATTCCGCAACGCGACCGCGCCCGTTCCACTCTGTGAAAACATCGCCGTGAGCACCCTGCTCCCGGTATGGCCGCCCGGATTTTCTGCCCTTGCTCGCCCCTCGGCGCTTTGAGAGCATGACGTCGACAACAGCAAGCACGACCCGCGCAGCACGCGGGCAGACCGCGAGGAAAATCCCATGCCGATCGTCCAGGCCGACCGTCTCACGCGCATCGGCGCGGCGCTCCTCAAGGGCGCCGGCGCATCGGAGGAGGAGGCGAGCGCCGTCGCCTCCGGCTGCGTCAACGCCAACCTCGCCGGCCACGACTCCCACGGCGTGATCGCGATCCCGACCTATATCGATCGCATCAAGGCCGGCCACATCGTGCCCGGCGCGAAATGGACCATCGTGCAGGAGACGCCGACCACGACCGTAATCGACGGTCATTGGGGCTTCGGCTTCCACGTCAACGCCAAGGCGATGGAGATGACCATCAACAAGGCGAAGACCGCCAATGTCGCGGCCTGCACCGTGTTCCGGCAGAGCCATGTCGGACGGCTCGCGCATTACCCGATGATGGCGATGCGCGAAGGCATGATCGGGATTGCGGCCGCCGATTCCGGCCGCTCGCCGAAACACGTGGCGCCATTCGGCGGCCGCGAGGCCCGGCTCGGCACCAATCCGCTGTCGATCGCGGTGCCCTCCGATCTCGATGCGCCGTTTTACCTCGATATGGCGACCTCGGCGGTCGCCGCCGGCAAGATCCAGCTCGCGGTGGCGCGTGGCGAGAGCATCCCGAAGGGCTGGATCATCGATGCCGAGGGGCGCGACACCACCGACCCTGCGGACTACCGCAAGGGCGGCGCGCTGCTGCCGCTCGGCGGCAGCGAAGGTTACAAGGGCTCGGGCCTTGCCGCGATGGTCGAGGTGCTGTGCGGCCTCCTGACCGGGCTCGGCTTCGGCGTCGAGCCGACCGGCCGACACAACGACGGCTGCTTCATGGCGGTGTTCAACGTCGCCGCATTCCGTCCGCTCAAGGACTTCAGGAAGGAAGTCGCCGACTTCGCCCGCTATTTGAAATCGACGCCGCCGTCGGAAGGGAGCCGCGGCGTGTTCTATCCGGGCGAGATCGAATATCTGCGCGAGCAGCAGCGGCGCAAGGACGGCATCGAGATCGAGGATGCGACCTGGGACAAGCTCAAGGCGCTCGCTGCCGATTACAAGCTCACCGACCAGCTCGACCTTCGCTGATAGTTCCGGACACAGGAGAACGACATGACACGGCAAATGGCGCTGGTTGGCTTTTTGCAGGCGCAGAACTGCACCAACCTGCCGGGCTCCTGGCGCCACCCGGAGTCGCGCGACGATTCGATGTCGGCGGATTACTATCAGGAGATCGCGCGCATCCTGGAGCGCGGCAAGTTCCACATGGCGTTCTTCGACGATCGTCTCGCAATGCCCGATCGCTACGGTAACGATCACGCCCACACCGTCGAATACGGCATCCGCTGCGTGAAGATGGACCCGATCGTGGTGCTGACCACGATGGGCATGGTCACCACCAAGCTCGGCCTCGCCTCGACTGCCTCCACCACCTATTTCGAGCC from Bradyrhizobium elkanii USDA 76 harbors:
- a CDS encoding Ldh family oxidoreductase, giving the protein MPIVQADRLTRIGAALLKGAGASEEEASAVASGCVNANLAGHDSHGVIAIPTYIDRIKAGHIVPGAKWTIVQETPTTTVIDGHWGFGFHVNAKAMEMTINKAKTANVAACTVFRQSHVGRLAHYPMMAMREGMIGIAAADSGRSPKHVAPFGGREARLGTNPLSIAVPSDLDAPFYLDMATSAVAAGKIQLAVARGESIPKGWIIDAEGRDTTDPADYRKGGALLPLGGSEGYKGSGLAAMVEVLCGLLTGLGFGVEPTGRHNDGCFMAVFNVAAFRPLKDFRKEVADFARYLKSTPPSEGSRGVFYPGEIEYLREQQRRKDGIEIEDATWDKLKALAADYKLTDQLDLR